Genomic DNA from uncultured Acetobacterium sp.:
GCTCTATTTTCCTCACCATCCAGCTTATCGCCGCGGATTGTCCATAATCCAAAGAAAATAAACGACAACGAAGCGATTCCCTGAATCCACATCTGGGCGCCATCAAACCGGGTGATATAATTTCCCACTGCCACCGCCAGGGCATGGTTAAATACCGTGGCAATAAAAACCCCGATCATAACCTTAGAGGCCTTATACTTAGTGGCAAAAGCCATCGCCAACAATTGGGTTTTATCCCCCATTTCGGCCAATACTACGGCCCCAACAGCCACTAAAAAAGCAATAAAATTCAAGTACATCTCTTTTTCCTTCCAACCATATTTTAGCAAGCACTAACCTTTTCCAAAATAAAAAGACTCTTAGCATAATCCACCACAAATGGACTACGCTAAAAGTCTCGTTACCAGAATTGGCTACAAAGCCAGGTGACGAATCACCAGCATGTTGACTTTGTATAACAACTACTCCCTCTTAACTTTTTATATTATACAATAGTCTGATAAAAACTGTCAATGAAAAAAATGAAAGGGTTTAACCTTCCAACTTTTCTTACTTCTAAAAAATTGATTCAATAAGTTTTTTAGTATACGCTTCCCGGGGGTTCATAATAATCTCATCCGAGGTTCCTTCTTCCACCACCCGGCCGTTATGCATCACCAATACCCGGTCACAACTTTCTTGAACCAACGCCAAATCGTGACAGATCATCAGTTGGGACATCCCCAACTCTTTTTTAAACTTCGTCAACAGTTTCATAATTTGGGCCTGAACCGTCACATCCAGTGCACTGGTTGCTTCGTCACAGATCAGCAACTGGGGATTAATAGCAATGGCTCTGGCAATGGACGCCCGCTGGCACTCGCCGCCACTGACCTGGTGGGAATAGCGATCGACAAACTCCGGGCTTAATCCGCAGATTTCCAGATATTTCCGGGCTTTTGTTTTGGCTTCATTTCGCCTCATCCCCTGGTTGATCATACTTTCCATAATCCCTTCGCCCAGTTTAATCCGGGGATTGAATGACTCTGTCGGCATCTGAAAGACCAGTTGAATATCCCGGTAAACGTCCCGCTGAGATTTTCCTTTAAGACCAGTGATGACTTTCCCGTTAAGCAGAATTTCGCCCTCATCGGCTGACTCCAGACCGGTGATCATTTTTGCCACCGTACTTTTGCCACTACCACTTTCGCCAACCAGACCCAAACACTCCCCTGTCTGGATCTGAAAGCTGATATCTGCAACCGCATGAATGATATTTTTCCCTTTTTTATATTTTTTCTTCAGATGTTTAACTTCTAAAACTGCCCCCATCGCTTCACCTTCTCCGAATTCGCGGAACTGCCTGAATGAGCTGTCTGGTATAGGCATTCTGGGGATTATCAAGAACATCTCGAGTCTTGCCATACTCTACCAAGCGACCTTGACACATCACCGCAACCATATCCGCCATATGCGAAACCACCCCGATATTATGGGTAACAATGACAATCCCAGTTCCAAATTCATCCCGCAGCGCCATCATTTCCCGCACCACCTGAGCCTGAACGATGACATCCAGAGCGGAGGTTGGTTCGTCAGCCAAGAGCAGATCCGGCTCCAAAATCATCGCCATCACAATCCCCACCCGCTGATTCATCCCGCCGGACAGTTCAAACGGATAACTGTCTAAAATAAGGTCACAATCTTTGAGATTAATCTTATTAAACAGGATTTCAGCCCGGGTTTTTACTTCTTCACGGTCTTTGTACCCATGCTGTTCCATGGTTTCATATAATTGATCACCGATGGTTCTAATCGGGCACAGGGCGCTGCTGCAGTTCTGAAAAATCATCCCCATTTCCGGCCCCCGCATGGTTCGATGTTGCTCATCACCAAGTTCCATGACGTTCTGACCCTTGTAGAAAATGTCACCCTTATTAACTGAACCGGATGCGTCCAGCAGACCCATGGCCGCTTTGATCAGGGTGCTTTTTCCACTGCCGGATTCCCCCACAATCCCCAGAATCTCGCCCGGTTTCATCGTCAGGCAGACATTTGTGACCATTGGTTTTCCGTCATAAGATATTTCGATATTTTGAAGTTCTAATAATGGCTGCATATTTTCTTCCTTTTGATTGCGATTTAATTATTCATTGCTATCCAGATCGGCGGTGATTTCATAATAATCCGATGGGTGAGCGGTAAATCCGGTCACACCTTTTTTCATGACGAAGGACATTTTTAAATGGGATGCATAAATATAGGCGTTGTCATTTAACACCTGCTGAGCAATTTGTACCGCCAGATCACTTCGTTTTTCGGTATCAAATTCATTTCGGAGCTGGGCAACCAGAGTTTCAACCGTATCATTATGGTAATGTCCACGGTTGTAATCGGAATTGTCAACCACATGGGTGGTGAAATAGTATTGCGGGTCTCCGGTAGGGGCGGTGACAAAGGCATTAGCAAAGACATCATAATCACCAATTTTTAAGAAGTCTTTATAATTGTCAGTAGCATTGACCTGAACGTCAATTCCGGCTTGTTTATAGGAAGCTTGAACCGATTCGGCCAACAACGGCAGTTCTTGTCGGGAGGTGTAGGTCAGCCATTTGATTGACAACTTCTGACCGGCTTTTTCCCGAATCCCATCACCATCAGTGTCAACCCAGCCAGCTGCTTCCAGGACTTTTTTGGCTCCTTCAATATCGTAGCTACTGGGCTTGACCACATCACCGCCAAAGGTAAAGTTGGCTGGGAATGGGCCAATCGCCGGGGTTCCATTACCCTGTAATAAAACACTGGTAAAGCCGTCTTTATCCATACTCATGGCCATGGCTTTGCGGACAGCATCATCTTTAATCACGGCTGAATTGTAATTTAAGGCCGCCTGATAAACCCGGGAGGTATTGGTGGAACTGATGGTGTAGTCATCATTGTTCTGAAACAATTCCAAACTGGCATAAGGCAGTCCCTGAGCGGCATCAATTTCCCCGCTTTGAAGTGCCATGGTCAGGGTATCACCATCGGTAATACTCTTAATATTAACTTTTCCAACCTTAGGTTTACCGCCCCAGTAATTCATATTGGCTTCCAGGTTGATTTCGGTCTCGGTGATGTGTTTAGCCACATAAGGTCCTGTTCCAACGACATTTTTATCGGCGGTCACACCAGCTTCCATATCAATAATGGCACCATAAGGATCACAGAGGTAATTTACCAAAGCAGGCACCTTGTTTTTAGAAACAATGGTGATGATCTGACCATCGGCGGTAATCGATTTGATCTGTAGATCTTTAGGGGCCCGGTCGTGCACAGCAATCAGATTATCCAGACAGACTTTAACCGCTTCCCCGGTCATTTTTTTGCCGTTAGAAAATTTAACGTCGTCTCTTAGATTAATCTTAACCGTATAATCATCAATCTGTTCATAATTTTTTGCCAGCCAGGGTTCCAGTTCCATCGATTCGTTAAATTTAAACAGGGTTTCACCGACTCCATAGCGAAGCGTCGACCAGCCACTATAAGCTTCATGGGGATTCAGTCCCACATTTGAATTGCCCACGCTGTAGGCCACTGTTCCGTAATTAAAGACCTTTTCTTCCGCACTTTTGGTGCTGCCAGTGGTGCCGCAGCCGTTTAATACCCCGGCAACCAAAACACCTGTTAACAACAAGGTTAAGACCTTGCTTCTCTTTTTCATTTTCTCCTCCAAGTAAATTTCTCTTTTTTTATTTTGGGATCCAGCATATCTCTAACCGTATCCCCCAGTAAGTTAAATAGCATGACTGCCATAAAAATAGCATAACCTGGTGCTAAAATTACCCATGGCGCTGTTTGTAACATGCTTCGCCCATCGCTCATCATTGAGCCCCACTCGGCAATGGGGGGCATGGCTCCCAGTCCTAGAAATGACAAACTCGCCAACTCCATCATCATAGTGCCAATATCCAGAGTGGCGGTTACCAGAATCGGACCAATTATGTTGGGCAGGATATGTTTAAAAACAATTTTTGTGGGTCGGGAACCGCTGAGTTTGGCCGCCGCTATATAGGGCATGTTTTTGATCGATAAAACCTGCCCTCTGGCCAGTCTGGCAAACTTTGGCCAGGAAATACAGGCCAGGGCTACCACCGCATTGATGATGCCACCCCCTAATACGCCGGCTACGGCAATCGCAAAAACCATCCCGGGAAAAGCCAGAAAAACATCGGATACCCGCATGATGAATGAATCAATTTTGCCCCCTTTATAACCGCAAAACAACCCCACCAGGGTGCCAAAAGTGGTGATCAATCCTACCAGCAGCAAAGCCGAGTAAATGGTGGTCTGGCCGCCCATCATCACCCGGGATAGCATATCCCGACCATAACGGTCGGTACCCAAAGGATGTTCTGGACTTGGTGACTGTAATGCAATGGTCAGATCCTGGGCATAAGGATCGTAGGGTACCAGCTGCGATGTAAAAGCCGCTGTCAAAAGCAGTAATCCCACCAGCGACACAAAAATAAATAGCTTGATCATAATCTGGTCTTGCTGCTTTGCATGGGCTCTAATCTTAATTGCCGCGGTTTTAACAGTTGTTAATTCCATGTCGAAGCCTCCTGTTCCAGTCGAATTCGGGGATCAAGATAATGGTATATCAGATCGGTAATCAGGTTGACCAGCACATAAATAAGCGCCATCCAGATCACATATGCCTGAATCATCGGGTAGTCTCGCATCATAATCGAATCTACGGCCAGTTTGCCCACCCCATCCCACATAAAAATAGATTCAACAATAGCAGTACCACCGAGCAGTGAACCAATCGATAAGGCCAACAGGGTAATGATTGTCAGCATTGATGACGTTAGCACACTGGCATAAAGCACCACCGGCTCCCTTACGCCTCTAGCCCTGGCGCCCATCACATAATCTTTATTCAGTTCTTCTAACACCGTGGTTCGAACCTGTCTGGTATATTTGGAAGCCATGGCGATCGCCAGCGTCAGCGTCGGTAGGACAATGCTCTTCCAACCACCGCTCCCCATCACCGGAAACAGTTTGAGTTTTAACGCAAAAAAATAAATCAGCAGCAACGAAACAAAGAAACCGGGCAGGGAATTTCCAATAAAACTGAAGAAACGAATCAGATAGTCGGTGAATCGATTGTGGCGGACCGCCGATAAAACTCCAAAGGGGATGGAAATCAGAACGGTAAGCAAAATCGAAGTCAAGGTCAGGAGGATGGTTGCCGGTAATTTTGAAACAAAGGTCTCAAAAACCGGTTTATTCGAAATATAAGAAACTCCCATATCCCCAGTGACCACACCACCAAGCCAGGTCGTATATTGAATTAAAAAAGGCTTGTCTAAGCCCAGCTCTTCCCGTTTTTCTGCTTTGATGGTTTCAGATACGGCCCCGCCGGAATTGTCATAGAGTGCATCCACTGCATCTCCCGCCACGGTCTGCATCAGAGTGAATGATAAAAGGGTGATCCCCAGAATGATTGG
This window encodes:
- a CDS encoding ABC transporter ATP-binding protein; the encoded protein is MPIPDSSFRQFREFGEGEAMGAVLEVKHLKKKYKKGKNIIHAVADISFQIQTGECLGLVGESGSGKSTVAKMITGLESADEGEILLNGKVITGLKGKSQRDVYRDIQLVFQMPTESFNPRIKLGEGIMESMINQGMRRNEAKTKARKYLEICGLSPEFVDRYSHQVSGGECQRASIARAIAINPQLLICDEATSALDVTVQAQIMKLLTKFKKELGMSQLMICHDLALVQESCDRVLVMHNGRVVEEGTSDEIIMNPREAYTKKLIESIF
- a CDS encoding ABC transporter ATP-binding protein — translated: MQPLLELQNIEISYDGKPMVTNVCLTMKPGEILGIVGESGSGKSTLIKAAMGLLDASGSVNKGDIFYKGQNVMELGDEQHRTMRGPEMGMIFQNCSSALCPIRTIGDQLYETMEQHGYKDREEVKTRAEILFNKINLKDCDLILDSYPFELSGGMNQRVGIVMAMILEPDLLLADEPTSALDVIVQAQVVREMMALRDEFGTGIVIVTHNIGVVSHMADMVAVMCQGRLVEYGKTRDVLDNPQNAYTRQLIQAVPRIRRR
- a CDS encoding ABC transporter substrate-binding protein: MKKRSKVLTLLLTGVLVAGVLNGCGTTGSTKSAEEKVFNYGTVAYSVGNSNVGLNPHEAYSGWSTLRYGVGETLFKFNESMELEPWLAKNYEQIDDYTVKINLRDDVKFSNGKKMTGEAVKVCLDNLIAVHDRAPKDLQIKSITADGQIITIVSKNKVPALVNYLCDPYGAIIDMEAGVTADKNVVGTGPYVAKHITETEINLEANMNYWGGKPKVGKVNIKSITDGDTLTMALQSGEIDAAQGLPYASLELFQNNDDYTISSTNTSRVYQAALNYNSAVIKDDAVRKAMAMSMDKDGFTSVLLQGNGTPAIGPFPANFTFGGDVVKPSSYDIEGAKKVLEAAGWVDTDGDGIREKAGQKLSIKWLTYTSRQELPLLAESVQASYKQAGIDVQVNATDNYKDFLKIGDYDVFANAFVTAPTGDPQYYFTTHVVDNSDYNRGHYHNDTVETLVAQLRNEFDTEKRSDLAVQIAQQVLNDNAYIYASHLKMSFVMKKGVTGFTAHPSDYYEITADLDSNE
- the nikC gene encoding nickel transporter permease, coding for MELTTVKTAAIKIRAHAKQQDQIMIKLFIFVSLVGLLLLTAAFTSQLVPYDPYAQDLTIALQSPSPEHPLGTDRYGRDMLSRVMMGGQTTIYSALLLVGLITTFGTLVGLFCGYKGGKIDSFIMRVSDVFLAFPGMVFAIAVAGVLGGGIINAVVALACISWPKFARLARGQVLSIKNMPYIAAAKLSGSRPTKIVFKHILPNIIGPILVTATLDIGTMMMELASLSFLGLGAMPPIAEWGSMMSDGRSMLQTAPWVILAPGYAIFMAVMLFNLLGDTVRDMLDPKIKKEKFTWRRK
- the nikB gene encoding nickel ABC transporter permease, which translates into the protein MKKYIGKRLFQLIPIILGITLLSFTLMQTVAGDAVDALYDNSGGAVSETIKAEKREELGLDKPFLIQYTTWLGGVVTGDMGVSYISNKPVFETFVSKLPATILLTLTSILLTVLISIPFGVLSAVRHNRFTDYLIRFFSFIGNSLPGFFVSLLLIYFFALKLKLFPVMGSGGWKSIVLPTLTLAIAMASKYTRQVRTTVLEELNKDYVMGARARGVREPVVLYASVLTSSMLTIITLLALSIGSLLGGTAIVESIFMWDGVGKLAVDSIMMRDYPMIQAYVIWMALIYVLVNLITDLIYHYLDPRIRLEQEASTWN